One Acidimicrobiia bacterium genomic window, GATCGGAGGGTCGAGGCATTGGCGCCGGTCACAGATGCATCCCTGCAGGCTCGTCTTGATGAGATCCTGGCGGTGAACCTGGCCGACGACACCCTGGCGTGGGCCCTCGATGCCCACGGCGACTGGCATCATGTGCCCCTTCTCGACACGGTGGACACCCATGAGCGGTTGCAGGAGATCGCCCAAACGCGGCTCCGTCGACTCGCCTGAGGTTCGGGTGTGCCACCACGGCACCGGAAGTGTTTGTTCTTCGTTCATCTCCTGTTCACTTCACTCACCCCGAACGCACCCTCGAGCGGCTTAGGTTTCCGCGTCAGGGGCGCTCAAAGGTGGGCGCCGTCGGTCTGGGAGGCTTGAAAAGATGAAGATGAAGAAGCTCGCCCTGGGTTCCACGCTGGTGGTTGCCCTGTTCGCCTTCGCCGCCTGCTCAAGCGGCCAGAACAACGACGCCGCCGTCGGCGCCGATGCCACCGACTGCCCGGTGGGTGATGGTGCGGTAAGTGTCTCGGGTTCCTCCACCGTAGAACCGATCTCGGCCGCGGTGGGAGAGAAGTTGTTGGACTGTGGCTCCGGGGTAGCCGCCACGGTCGACGGTCCGGGCACGGGCGACGGGTTCGTGCTCTTCTGTAAGGGCGAGATCGACATCGCCGACGCCTCCCGGCCGATGAAGCCCGCCGAGGCGGAGGCCTGCGCCGCCAGTGGCGTTGAGTTCATCGAGCTAGCGATCGGCATCGACGGACTCACCGTGGTCACCAACCGGGCCAATGATGCCGTCGAATGCCTGAGCCGGGCCGACCTCTACGCGTTGATAGGGGCCGAGTCGCAGGGCTTTAGCAAGTGGTCTGACGCGTCTGGCATCGCCTCGGCGCTGGGTTCGACTACCAAGTTCCCCTCGGCAGACCTCGACATCACCGGCCCCGGGGCCGAGTCGGGCACGTACGACTCCTTCGGCGAATTGGCGTTGAAGTCTTCGGGGGAGGCTCGGGCGGCGTCGGGCAATATCGCGGAGGATGAAGCGGAAGCCATCCGTCCCGATTACTCGTCGCAGGCCGATGACACGGCCATCATTGCTGGCGTCCAGGGTTCGGATACCAGTCTTGGTTGGGTCGGTGTGGCGTATGCCAACGAGGCGGGTGAGAGCGTACGGGTGCTTCCCGTAGCGTCGGAGCCGAACGGCGAGTGCATCGCTCCCACGCCGGAGGCGATCTCCTCCGGCGACTATCCGCTCTCGCGTGAGCTCTTCATTTACGTGAACGCCAAGAGCGCCACCGACAGCGAAGCCGTGGCGGCCTACGTGGATTACTACCTCTCCGAGGCGGGTATCGCCTCGGTGGAGGAGGTGGGCTACGTGGGCTTGGACCCCGTTGTGCTGGAGGAGAGTCGGTCGGTCTGGCAGGCCAAAGAGTTGGGTACGCGTCAGGGATGAATCTCTGCAGCAAGCATCCATCGGTCCGATCGGCTCGGTGGCGAGGTATCGATCCCTGTTACCGAGGCGTTGTCGCCGGTGAGTGCGCCGCCCCGAGGCACCTCGATGACTGAAGCGATGGGAGCGCCAGGGGCACTCACGCTGGCGCAACTAGGTGGGGATGCCCGCCGCATGCGCAAGGAAGCCGTGGTGCGGGCGATGTTGAGCGCGGCGGCGTCGGTATCGATCCTGGTCAGTGTCGGGATCGTGTACGCCTTGTCGCGCCAGGCGATCATCTTCGTCACGAACGTCGAATGGTCCGCCGTCTTGTTTTCCGACGGCTGGTACCCACGCCAGGGGGTCTACGACCTTCGTACGTTGATCGTGGGTAGCGTGCTGGTCACGGCGGTCGCGATGATGGTGGCTGTCCCAGTGGGCTTCGGTTCGGCCATCTACCTTTCGGAATACGCCCGGCCGGGTGTGCGCCGCTTCCTGAAGCCCAGCCTCGAGGTGTTGGCGGGCCTGCCCAGTGTGGTGTTGGGGTTTTTCGCCATTTCGGTGATTTCTCCCTCCATCGTGCAGCGGTTGTTCGACAGCGCCAAGTTGTTCAACCTCACTGCGGCCGGCATCGCGGTGGGGATCCTGTCGATTCCCCTGATCGCCTCGGTGTCCGAGGATGCCTTGCGGGCGGTACCCGATTCCCTTCGTGAAGCCAGTTACGGGATGGGGGCTCGTCGCTCCACTACGGTGCTCCGGGTGGTTGTCCCCGCCGCCGTCTCCGGCCTCGTGGCGGCCGCCATCTTGGCGGTATCGAGGGCCATCGGCGAGACGATGATCGTGTTCATCGCCGCCGGGGCGGCCGGGAGCCAGAGCTTTTCGCTCGATCCACTCAAGCCGGGGCTAACCATGACGGCGGCGATGGCCACCCAGGCCCAGGGCACTGACCAAGTGGTGGGCGAAGGACTTACATTCCAGAGCCTGTATTTCGTGGCCGCTGTGTTGTTCGCGGTCACGCTGGCCCTCAACATTGTCGCCGGCCGCTTCGTACGCCGCGTGCGTCAGAGTTACTAGGCCTCTGATGCCCCTCACCACGATCGGGGTTGGCGGCCGCGAGGCCACCGACCGCATCGAACGCCAGATCAAGAGCGGCCGAAGCGATCCCGGCGGGCGGATGTTCGCGGTCCTGTTGTTCTCTGCCATCTCAGTGGCTCTGCTCGTGCTGGGGGTCCTCTTCGCCGATGTGTTCAGCACCGGCACAGGGGTCTTCACCACTCGAGCCGAGAGCTTCCTGTCGGGTGGTCTTCGCACTAAAGCAGACTCGGCGGGGGTGTTCCAGGCCATCCGAGGCACCTTTTGGATCGCCGTCTTCACGGTGGTCCTCGCCTTTCCGATCGGGGTGGCGTCGGCGCTCTATCTGGAGGAGTACGCCGGGAAGGGTCGCCTGACTCGCTTCATTGATCTCAACATTCGCAACCTCGCCGCCGTGCCATCGATTGTGTACGGCATCCTCGGACTCACGATTTTTGTGAAACAGCTGGAGTCATTTACCGGGGGCGCTACGCTGATTTCGGCGGGGGTTACCTTGGCCATCCTGGTGCTGCCGATTGTGATCATCACCTCGGCTGAAGCCCTGCGGGCGGTGCCGGGGACGCTGCGGGAGGCCGGCTATGGCGTGGGGGCCACCCGGTGGGAGGTCAGCCGCACGCTGGTGTTGCCCTACGCGCTGCCCGGGATTATCACCGGAACGGTCTTGGCCCTCGCTCGGGCGATCGGTGAGGCGGCTCCGCTTTTGCTCATCGGGGCCGTGACGGGGCTGCTGCCCGGGCAGGAGGGTCTGGTGGACCCGTCACAACTCACCGAGCGCTTCACTGCCCTCCCGGTGGTGATCGCCGATTGGGCCCGTACCCCCCGGGCGGGTTTTCGCGAGTTGGCCGCCGCCGCCATCATCGTCATGTTGCTGCTCGTGATGACCATGAACACCTTTGCCATCATCCTGCGCACTCACTTCGAGAAGAAGAGGAACTAATCAATGGTGATGACTGTCAAGCCCGTAGAGTCTGGCCCTGTGGAGGAAATGAGCAGCACCGCTTCGATGAACGTCACCCCGCCGGCGCCTCTACCCGAGGTGGTCTTTGGGTTACGAGATGTGTCGGTCTACTACCGAGACTTCCTGGCGGTGCGGGATGTCAACGTCGACGTCTACGAGCACCAGATCACTGCGTTTATTGGGCCATCGGGGTGTGGCAAGACGACGGTCCTGCGCTGTTTGAACCGCATGAACGACTTGATCGACACCGCCCGGGTGGAGGGCTCAGTGACCTACCGCGGCGTAGACCTCTACCACCGAGACGTGAACCCTGTGGAGGTGCGGCGGCGCATCGGCATGGTGTTCCAAAAGCCCAATCCCTTCCCGAAGTCGATCTACGAGAACGTGGCCTACGGCCCGAAGGTGGCGGGGACCAAAGGCAACATGGACGACATCGTGGAGAAAGCGTTGCGTTCCGCGGGACTTTGGGACGAAGTAAAGTCGCGCTTGAAGGCTTCGGGCCTGGGACTCTCCGGCGGACAGCAGCAGCGGCTGTGCATCGCCCGAGCCATCGCTACCGAACCGGAGGTGCTGCTGATGGACGAGCCGTGCTCGGCCCTCGATCCCATGGCCACGGCTCGGATCGAAGACCTGATGCAGCAGATCAAGAATGAGTTCACGATTGTGATCGTTACTCACAACATGCAGCAGGCGGCGCGGGTAAGTACTCGCACCGCCTTTTTCACCACGGAAGTGAACCCTGATAGTGACACCCGCACGGGTCTGCTCGTAGAGGTCGATGACACCGATAAAATATTCTCAAAACCTAACGACGGGCGCACCGAGAACTACGTCACGGGCCGATTCGGGTGATCTGGACGGTGTTGCTGGGGCTCAGCGCAGTGGTTCTGGCTGGCGGCCTCGGCCAGGTGCTGGCGAACCAACGTCGCCTTGTCCAACGCCTGCGACGGGCCGGCGAGTCGCTCTCCGAAGAGGGACTGGCCACGGGCAGCGGCTTAGCGGGGGCGACCGCGCTGATCGAGGGAGGGGTGGAGCGTTCGCGGCGGCGGCTTCAGGAGGCCGCCATGATCGAAGCTCGGTTGTCGCGTGTCCTGGCCCTCATCCCGCAGGGAGTGGCGGTCTTCGATGCGGCGGGGACGGTGGTGTTCAGGAATGAGGCGGCGGAGCACTTCACCGGCTATCCCGGCGACGCGCTGGTGGAAGAAGCCCTCACCACGCTGGCCCAGGTCGCCGCGGGGCCCGAACCCGAGGCCCCGTTACGGCGCACGCTCGACCTGTTCGGGCCTCCACAACGCAGCGTGTCGCTCCAAGCCTGGCCTCTCCTGCAGGATGAGCATCTGACCGGCGTGCTGGTGGTCATCGATGATTTCACCGAGCGCCGCCGCCTGGAGGCGGTTCGACGTGATTTCGTGGCGAATATCAGTCACGAACTGAAAACCCCGGTTGGCGCTCTCGCCCTTCTCACGGAGACCTTGCTCTCCGAGGAGGACCCGGTGGTTGCCCAACGTTTGGCGGAGCGGTTACTGAAAGAGGCCTTTCGCGTGAGCCACACCATCGATGATCTGCTGGAACTTTCCCGGATCGAGGCCGAAGATGAGCCCAAGCGCGATGTGGTGGCTGTGCGGGTGTTCATTGCCGAGGCGGTTGAGCGCGTGGGGCCTGCCGCGGAGCAGCGGGGGGTGATGATCGAAGCGGCGGAGATCGACCCCTCGTTGTGCGTTTCGGGCGACCGCCGTCAACTGGTGTCGGCTGTGTACAACCTGTTGGAGAATGCGGTGAAATATTCCGAGCAGGGGTGCGCGGTGCAGGTGGAGGCTCGGGTGGATGAGGGTTGGATGCGCATCAGCGTGGAGGATCACGGGATAGGAATTCCGCGTCGTGACCTCGAGCATGTATTCGAGCGGTTCTACCGGGTCGATAGTGGCCGCAGTCGGGACACGGGGGGCACTGGCCTAGGCCTCGCCATCGTGCGTCATGTGGCCGACAATCACCGAGGAAGAGTGGTGGCGGAGTCATTGGAAGGGGAGGGCACCGTGGTCACGTTGCGTCTTCCGGTGTTGGCCGGCTCGGACGTATCGTGAGCCGGTCAGGCGCCACCATTCTCGTGGTGGAGGATGAGGAATCCTATGTGGATGCCCTCACGGTGGGCCTGAAACGCGAAGGATTTCAGGTTCAGGTGGCCCGGGATGGCCTCGAGGCCATCACCGTGTTCGATGTGGTCAAACCGGACCTAGTTCTGCTCGATGTGATGCTCCCGAAACTGTCGGGCCTCGATGTGTGTCGTGAACTGCGGCGGCGGTCTCTCGTGCCGATCATCATGGTGACAGCGAAGTCCACTGAGATCGATACGGTCGTGGGGCTTGAGGTGGGCGCCGATGACTACATCGCCAAGCCGTATCGGCTGCGCGAGTTGGTGGCGCGGGTGCGGGCAGTGCTGCGGCGCCACGATGGCGACGCCGCCGAGGTCCTGCTT contains:
- the pstA gene encoding phosphate ABC transporter permease PstA, which codes for MPLTTIGVGGREATDRIERQIKSGRSDPGGRMFAVLLFSAISVALLVLGVLFADVFSTGTGVFTTRAESFLSGGLRTKADSAGVFQAIRGTFWIAVFTVVLAFPIGVASALYLEEYAGKGRLTRFIDLNIRNLAAVPSIVYGILGLTIFVKQLESFTGGATLISAGVTLAILVLPIVIITSAEALRAVPGTLREAGYGVGATRWEVSRTLVLPYALPGIITGTVLALARAIGEAAPLLLIGAVTGLLPGQEGLVDPSQLTERFTALPVVIADWARTPRAGFRELAAAAIIVMLLLVMTMNTFAIILRTHFEKKRN
- a CDS encoding PAS domain-containing protein, whose protein sequence is MLLGLSAVVLAGGLGQVLANQRRLVQRLRRAGESLSEEGLATGSGLAGATALIEGGVERSRRRLQEAAMIEARLSRVLALIPQGVAVFDAAGTVVFRNEAAEHFTGYPGDALVEEALTTLAQVAAGPEPEAPLRRTLDLFGPPQRSVSLQAWPLLQDEHLTGVLVVIDDFTERRRLEAVRRDFVANISHELKTPVGALALLTETLLSEEDPVVAQRLAERLLKEAFRVSHTIDDLLELSRIEAEDEPKRDVVAVRVFIAEAVERVGPAAEQRGVMIEAAEIDPSLCVSGDRRQLVSAVYNLLENAVKYSEQGCAVQVEARVDEGWMRISVEDHGIGIPRRDLEHVFERFYRVDSGRSRDTGGTGLGLAIVRHVADNHRGRVVAESLEGEGTVVTLRLPVLAGSDVS
- a CDS encoding response regulator transcription factor — its product is MLVVEDEESYVDALTVGLKREGFQVQVARDGLEAITVFDVVKPDLVLLDVMLPKLSGLDVCRELRRRSLVPIIMVTAKSTEIDTVVGLEVGADDYIAKPYRLRELVARVRAVLRRHDGDAAEVLLRGDVLQVGDVTLDSDRHEVVIRSTVVSLPLKEFELLELLLANAGRVLTREVLIDRIWGFDYVGDTKTLDVHIKRLRAKVETSSAPPTRIVTIRGLGYKYALPVPKV
- the pstB gene encoding phosphate ABC transporter ATP-binding protein yields the protein MTVKPVESGPVEEMSSTASMNVTPPAPLPEVVFGLRDVSVYYRDFLAVRDVNVDVYEHQITAFIGPSGCGKTTVLRCLNRMNDLIDTARVEGSVTYRGVDLYHRDVNPVEVRRRIGMVFQKPNPFPKSIYENVAYGPKVAGTKGNMDDIVEKALRSAGLWDEVKSRLKASGLGLSGGQQQRLCIARAIATEPEVLLMDEPCSALDPMATARIEDLMQQIKNEFTIVIVTHNMQQAARVSTRTAFFTTEVNPDSDTRTGLLVEVDDTDKIFSKPNDGRTENYVTGRFG
- the pstC gene encoding phosphate ABC transporter permease subunit PstC; its protein translation is MTEAMGAPGALTLAQLGGDARRMRKEAVVRAMLSAAASVSILVSVGIVYALSRQAIIFVTNVEWSAVLFSDGWYPRQGVYDLRTLIVGSVLVTAVAMMVAVPVGFGSAIYLSEYARPGVRRFLKPSLEVLAGLPSVVLGFFAISVISPSIVQRLFDSAKLFNLTAAGIAVGILSIPLIASVSEDALRAVPDSLREASYGMGARRSTTVLRVVVPAAVSGLVAAAILAVSRAIGETMIVFIAAGAAGSQSFSLDPLKPGLTMTAAMATQAQGTDQVVGEGLTFQSLYFVAAVLFAVTLALNIVAGRFVRRVRQSY